The following coding sequences are from one Prochlorococcus marinus CUG1438 window:
- the groES gene encoding co-chaperone GroES, whose protein sequence is MAAVSLTVSTVKPLGDRIFIKVSASEEKTAGGILLPDTAKEKPQVGEVAQVGPGKLNDDGSRQTPEVSIGDKVLYSKYAGTDIKLGGDEYVLLSEKDILAVVG, encoded by the coding sequence ATGGCAGCTGTTTCACTTACAGTCTCTACAGTAAAACCACTGGGAGATAGAATATTTATTAAAGTTTCCGCATCTGAGGAAAAAACTGCTGGGGGCATTCTTTTGCCTGATACAGCCAAAGAAAAACCACAGGTGGGAGAAGTTGCTCAGGTAGGTCCTGGGAAACTTAATGACGATGGTTCTCGACAAACTCCAGAAGTGAGTATTGGCGATAAAGTCTTATACAGCAAATATGCTGGAACAGACATTAAATTGGGAGGAGATGAATATGTCTTGCTCTCAGAAAAAGATATTTTAGCTGTAGTTGGCTAA
- the groL gene encoding chaperonin GroEL (60 kDa chaperone family; promotes refolding of misfolded polypeptides especially under stressful conditions; forms two stacked rings of heptamers to form a barrel-shaped 14mer; ends can be capped by GroES; misfolded proteins enter the barrel where they are refolded when GroES binds), translating to MAKRIIYNEQARRALERGIDILAESVAVTLGPKGRNVVLEKKFGAPQIINDGVTIAKEIELEDHIENTGVALIRQAASKTNDAAGDGTTTATVLAHAMVKAGLRNVAAGANAITLKKGIDKATEFLVGKIQDNSKPISDSNAIAQCGTIAAGNDEEVGQMIANAMDKVGKEGVISLEEGKSMTTELEVTEGMRFDKGYISPYFATDTERMEAVLDEPYILLTDKKIALVQDLVPVLEQIAKTGKPLVIIAEDIEKEALATLVVNRLRGVLNVAAVKAPGFGDRRKAMLEDMAVLTNGQLITEDAGLKLENATLDMLGTGRRITINKETTTIVAEGNEKAVNARCDQIKKQMDETDSSYDKEKLQERLAKLAGGVAVIKVGAATETEMKDKKLRLEDAINATKAAVEEGIVPGGGTTLAHLSPILKNWADKNLEGEELIGANIVEASLTAPLMRIAENAGSNGAVIAENVKSKPFNDGFNAATGEYVDMSSAGIVDPAKVTRSGLQNAASIAGMVLTTECIVADLPDKKDSSAPAGAPGMGGDFDY from the coding sequence ATGGCTAAAAGAATTATTTACAATGAGCAAGCTCGTAGAGCGCTCGAGAGAGGAATCGATATCCTTGCTGAGTCTGTAGCTGTTACGCTTGGACCAAAAGGAAGAAATGTTGTACTAGAGAAAAAATTTGGTGCTCCACAAATCATTAATGATGGTGTAACAATCGCTAAAGAGATTGAATTAGAAGACCACATTGAAAACACAGGTGTTGCATTAATTAGACAAGCCGCCTCAAAAACAAATGATGCAGCTGGTGATGGCACCACAACCGCTACTGTTTTAGCTCATGCAATGGTTAAAGCAGGGTTAAGAAACGTAGCCGCAGGAGCTAATGCAATTACCCTGAAAAAAGGAATTGATAAAGCTACTGAATTTCTTGTCGGAAAAATTCAGGATAATTCCAAACCTATTAGCGATAGTAATGCTATCGCTCAATGCGGAACTATTGCTGCTGGTAATGACGAGGAGGTAGGCCAAATGATTGCAAATGCAATGGATAAAGTTGGTAAAGAAGGTGTAATTTCCTTAGAAGAGGGTAAATCAATGACCACTGAATTGGAAGTTACTGAGGGGATGCGGTTTGATAAAGGTTACATTTCCCCTTATTTCGCTACAGATACAGAGAGAATGGAGGCTGTTTTAGATGAACCATATATTCTTCTGACTGATAAGAAAATTGCTTTAGTACAAGATTTAGTCCCTGTTTTGGAACAAATAGCCAAGACTGGTAAGCCGCTAGTTATTATCGCAGAAGATATAGAAAAGGAGGCTTTAGCAACTCTTGTTGTAAATAGACTTAGAGGGGTCTTAAATGTTGCTGCAGTCAAGGCTCCTGGATTTGGCGATAGAAGAAAGGCCATGCTAGAAGATATGGCTGTTCTGACTAATGGTCAACTCATTACTGAGGATGCAGGCTTGAAATTAGAGAATGCTACCTTGGATATGCTTGGAACTGGTAGAAGAATAACTATCAATAAAGAGACTACAACCATAGTTGCGGAAGGTAATGAGAAAGCAGTTAATGCTAGATGTGATCAAATCAAGAAGCAAATGGATGAAACAGATTCCTCATACGATAAAGAAAAGCTTCAAGAACGTTTGGCAAAATTAGCTGGGGGAGTAGCGGTAATTAAGGTAGGAGCCGCAACTGAAACTGAGATGAAGGATAAAAAACTTCGTCTTGAAGATGCAATAAATGCTACTAAAGCTGCTGTTGAAGAGGGAATTGTACCTGGAGGAGGAACTACTCTTGCTCATTTATCACCAATCCTAAAAAATTGGGCTGATAAAAATTTAGAGGGAGAAGAATTAATTGGGGCAAATATTGTTGAAGCCTCACTAACTGCGCCTCTTATGAGAATTGCAGAAAATGCAGGCTCTAATGGTGCTGTGATTGCTGAAAATGTAAAATCTAAGCCATTTAATGATGGATTTAATGCTGCTACTGGAGAATATGTTGATATGTCCTCTGCTGGTATAGTAGATCCTGCCAAGGTAACTCGTTCAGGATTACAAAATGCGGCTTCAATAGCAGGAATGGTTCTTACTACTGAATGTATAGTTGCAGATTTACCTGACAAAAAAGATTCATCTGCTCCAGCAGGTGCTCCTGGTATGGGCGGTGACTTTGACTATTAA
- the secG gene encoding preprotein translocase subunit SecG codes for MIQIFSWIWVFSGILLILLVLLHSPKGDGMGGIAASGSSMFNSASSAEASLNKITWTFLVIFLSLAIILSAGWIS; via the coding sequence ATGATTCAAATTTTTAGTTGGATATGGGTATTTTCTGGAATTCTTCTCATACTTTTAGTGTTACTTCATAGTCCCAAAGGTGATGGAATGGGAGGTATAGCCGCTAGTGGGAGCTCAATGTTCAACAGTGCTAGTAGCGCAGAGGCGTCTCTCAACAAAATAACTTGGACTTTTCTAGTTATATTTTTGTCTCTTGCAATTATTCTTAGTGCTGGATGGATTTCATAA
- a CDS encoding 2,3-bisphosphoglycerate-independent phosphoglycerate mutase has translation MSKISSKNINRLSVPQSPVVLAILDGWGYREDLSDNAIKNASTPIMDSLWHAYPHTLISASGSDVGLPNGQMGNSEVGHLTIGSGRIIQQELVRISNVVKNNQLAIVDELKKMANSLKNSNSTLHITGLCSDGGVHSHIDHLLGLIKWASDNEIKKVAIHIITDGRDTPSKSASKYINQIESCIKKYNTGEIASICGRYWIMDRNLLWERTEKAYVNLTDPDIKVTKISPEDYIKKSYEKNITDEFIEPIRMSENYFKDGDSLICFNFRPDRARQITRSLSEKKFSEFERKNFPNLDIVTFTQYDVNLPVKVAFPPESLNNFIGQIVSENGLKQYRTAETEKYPHVTYFFNGGVEIPLPGEERHLIPSPRVATYDMQPEMSAEQLTISCSKAIKSGRYAFVVINFANPDMVGHTGNMNATIKAIETVDKCIGQIVNATGEMGGSILITADHGNAEVMKGPSGEPWTAHTINKVPLIFIEGEKRKIPNMGNEIYLRDNAGLADIAPTLLQLLNLPIPKEMTGKSLIKEIELKGYNKVVQHV, from the coding sequence GAGTCCTGTAGTTCTTGCGATACTAGACGGATGGGGTTATCGAGAAGATTTATCAGATAATGCTATTAAAAATGCTAGTACACCAATCATGGATTCACTTTGGCATGCATATCCTCATACTCTTATAAGCGCTAGTGGATCTGATGTGGGGCTCCCAAATGGTCAAATGGGTAATTCAGAGGTAGGTCACCTTACTATTGGTTCTGGAAGAATAATTCAACAAGAACTTGTGAGAATTTCAAATGTTGTAAAAAATAATCAATTAGCCATAGTTGATGAGTTAAAGAAGATGGCTAATTCATTAAAGAATAGTAATTCTACTCTGCATATCACAGGATTATGTTCTGATGGAGGGGTACATAGTCATATTGATCATTTATTAGGATTAATAAAGTGGGCGTCAGATAATGAAATCAAAAAGGTAGCAATTCATATTATTACTGATGGAAGAGATACTCCTTCAAAAAGTGCATCTAAATATATCAACCAAATAGAGTCATGCATCAAAAAATATAATACTGGTGAGATAGCCTCTATATGTGGCAGATACTGGATAATGGATAGAAATCTTCTATGGGAAAGAACAGAAAAAGCATATGTTAATTTGACTGATCCAGATATTAAAGTGACAAAAATTTCTCCTGAAGATTACATTAAAAAAAGTTATGAAAAAAATATAACTGATGAATTTATAGAGCCTATTCGAATGTCTGAAAACTATTTTAAGGATGGTGATAGTTTAATTTGCTTTAATTTCCGTCCAGACCGAGCTCGGCAAATAACTAGATCTCTTTCAGAGAAAAAATTCTCAGAATTTGAAAGAAAAAATTTTCCAAATTTAGATATAGTTACTTTTACCCAATATGACGTAAATTTACCAGTTAAAGTTGCTTTTCCTCCTGAATCTCTTAATAATTTTATCGGCCAAATAGTTTCAGAAAACGGCCTCAAACAATACAGAACCGCAGAAACAGAAAAATATCCTCACGTAACATATTTTTTTAATGGAGGAGTAGAAATTCCTTTACCTGGAGAAGAAAGACATTTAATACCATCACCTAGAGTCGCAACTTATGATATGCAACCTGAGATGTCTGCAGAACAATTAACTATTAGTTGCTCTAAAGCGATTAAAAGTGGAAGATATGCTTTTGTTGTGATCAATTTTGCTAATCCTGATATGGTCGGTCATACAGGTAATATGAACGCAACAATTAAAGCTATAGAAACAGTAGATAAATGTATAGGTCAAATTGTTAATGCTACCGGAGAAATGGGAGGAAGCATACTAATAACTGCAGATCATGGTAACGCAGAGGTAATGAAAGGGCCATCTGGAGAACCATGGACGGCACATACCATTAATAAGGTTCCTTTAATTTTTATTGAGGGTGAAAAAAGAAAAATTCCAAATATGGGAAATGAGATTTACTTAAGAGATAATGCTGGCTTAGCAGATATTGCACCTACATTATTGCAATTATTAAACCTACCAATCCCTAAAGAAATGACAGGAAAATCGCTAATTAAAGAGATTGAGTTAAAAGGTTATAATAAGGTAGTACAACATGTCTAA